Proteins found in one Asterias amurensis chromosome 13, ASM3211899v1 genomic segment:
- the LOC139946433 gene encoding dynein light chain Tctex-type 5-like yields the protein MTANIDSLNAQMAAKIAKESQVGMGRSSLFAIARQPHNTGSKSYVSLGVAPTHDDDDFASQQKVEYENSYRMEPATRFVPEKVRPILIETLEKELENMEYEPVLCSMQSKSIAQEIKLRVKALNYARFKIVCLVNIGEKRDQDVRLGSRCLWDSSRDNFACASYENPYIYATATVYAIYYE from the exons ATGACTGCCAATATAGACAGCTTGAACGCACAGATGGCTGCGAAGATAGCTAAGGAGTCACAGGTCGGCATGGGACGTTCCAGTCTCTTCGCTATTGCAAGGCAACCTCACAATACGGGCTCCAAGAGCTATGTATCCCTCGGAGTGGCACCCACCCATGATGATGACGACTTCGCGTCCCAACAGAAAGTGGAATATGAAAACTCCTATAGAATGGAACCAGCTACAAG atttgttccAGAGAAAGTGAGACCAATCTTAATTGAGACGTTGGAGAAGGAATTGGAGAATATGGAGTACGAACCCGTCTTATGCAGTATGCAAAGTAAAAGCATAGCTCAGGAAATCAAACTCAGGGTCAAGGCTTTGAATTATGCCAGATTCAAG ATTGTGTGCCTTGTGAACATCGGTGAAAAGAGAGACCAGGACGTGAGGCTGGGAAGCCGGTGCCTATGGGATTCCAGCAGGGATAACTTTGCCTGTGCATCGTATGAGAACCCGTACATCTACGCCACGGCCACCGTGTATGCTATCTACTATGAGTAA